DNA sequence from the Candidatus Zixiibacteriota bacterium genome:
CCTGGAGATCCACTGGCTCGAGGAGAGACGAACACGAAAGCGGTGAGGCGATGAAACGAACCTTGGCAATCAAGCTGCGGGCGATGCGCCTGATGAGCCGCATGATGCCGAGCTGCGAGGACGTAACGCGTCTCGTCTCCGCCGGCATGGACCAGCACCTGTCGTTGGGTGACAGGCTCAAGGTCCGGACACACCTTCTGTTCTGTCAGTGGTGCTCGATGTTCGAAGAGCAGTTGCGACTCCTCCGCACACTGGTCCGCGAGGAGGCGGGGAGTCTTGATGGTGAGGACTTGGGAGACACGGGTCGACTGGTACCGGGGGCGAAGGCCAAGCTCCAGGCGATCTTGATCCGTGAATGCGCGTGAACGGAGATCGGGAGCCTGCTCCCGACAGTCTCAAAAGGAGAAGCGTGATGAAAACACGAAATCCAATTCTGGGTGCACTGGCCGGGATGGCGGGTGGCGTGGCCTTCGGCATGCTGATGGGCATGATGGGCATGTTGCCGATGGTGGCGCAGTTGGTCGGCAGCCACTCCAGCGTGATCGGATTCCTCGTCCATATGATCAACAGCGCCCTGATCGGCGGAGCCTTCGGGACTCTTCTCGGCAGCAAAGTGAGAACGCCCGCTCAAGGCGCCGGCTGGGGAGCCGGTTATGGCGTCATCTGGTGGTTTCTTGGCACCCTATTGATTATGCCGATCTGGCTTGGGATGCCGGCGCAACTTCATGTGGAAGGCATGAAGAATGCCATGCCCAGTCTGATGGGGCATGTCATCTACGGAATCATCACCGGAATCACATTCGACCGGCTATCGCACCGGTCGGTGAGCCGGCACGTCGGCGTGTTGTCGACAGCGCGATAATCCGAATCAACTGCTACACAAACTGCCCAAAGAAAGGAGATCGACGATGATCAAACGAACTGCCCTTGTGGCCGCCTTGCTGGCGTTCCCGCTTGCGATGTCCTCAGCGGCACACGCCGACCAGTCGAAGGCCGCGAACTCGGTCGCCGTTTGCGGATGCGGCAAGGTGTTCACGCCCGACGACAAGACCGAGTACGTCACGGCGAACGGCAAGTACTACGCCTGTTGTTCGCACACATGTCATGAGATGGCTGCGAAGGATCCTGCTGCCGCAGCCCGGATGGCAGAGGCCGCCACGGCAAAGCTCACAGGCACAGCGCGCGTCGATTTGGCAGTGGCGAACGTTGTTGCCGTCACCGACAAAGGCACCAAGGCAGTGTGCGGATGTGGGAAGGAGTTTGTGATCGACCCTTCGATTCCTTACCTCGAAGTCGACGGCGAGTCTTATGCCTGTTGCGGCAAGGCCTGCCACGAGATGGCGCTCAAGGACCCGAAAGCGGCGGCCAAAGCGACGCGGGAGAGACTCGCATCTCGCAAGTAGGATGCCATTCCTGTGTCTCGCCCGCTCGTGGCGAACTCGCAGGTGCCAGGGGAAATTCCGCCATGGGATTTCCCCTTGG
Encoded proteins:
- a CDS encoding zf-HC2 domain-containing protein, whose product is MKRTLAIKLRAMRLMSRMMPSCEDVTRLVSAGMDQHLSLGDRLKVRTHLLFCQWCSMFEEQLRLLRTLVREEAGSLDGEDLGDTGRLVPGAKAKLQAILIRECA